A stretch of Antennarius striatus isolate MH-2024 chromosome 6, ASM4005453v1, whole genome shotgun sequence DNA encodes these proteins:
- the st14a gene encoding ST14 transmembrane serine protease matriptase a has product MDYMDSGLRYTPKADKDWDSAVQFLPATDNKKLEKKKGPGKVGAVIGVLIFAVVVALMTGLLVWHFHFRKDVRVKKMYTGSIKITNQVFEDAYENSNSSEFKALAKQVTTQLKAIYSKSPQLAKYYVGSTVQAFSEGSVVAYYLSEFNVPVGQEASVDNAISSMDKLVDKEQRSLYRTSNALVLEKSRSSALDPRYSSIFFTKYLSYSLHVRGNQKLRIQSPGFPDTPYSPNTFIQWILRADRDNVIKLEFDTMNLEEICKNDFVKIYDSLVAIEDLLVEEMCGYYSPSEPLTFTSVSNVMLVTMATNDKKNFPGFRAQVSQVPKRSLQQQCGGQLTGEKGTFSSPNFPNYYPSQCSCQWSIQVPTGKAVKVTFKKFLVSEPGQENSQDCKKDYVAVNGKKFCGEKPEGTLTETSDSNTMTVTFYSDYSYVDQGFSAEFEAIDRKNPCPQTFQCKNQRCVRSNLRCDGWNDCGDMSDEMSCKCNAKSITCQNGFCKSMFWKCDGVDDCGDGSDEQNCGGCGTGQLTCKNKKCVSEKKRCDGRNDCGDGSDEVNCGSRGNCPANAYKCKNNKCISKSSPECDGTRDCDDGSDEENCDCGKSMFKTSRIVGGQDAQKGDFPWQVSLHIKNFGHVCGASIISPRWLVTAAHCVQDDGKTRLSHPGTWEVYLGLHTQRSIDSSVVKKNLRQIIPHPNYNDFTYDNDIALMELDSPVIFSDYIRPICLPSSQQDFEVGSTVWITGWGATREGGFAAKVLQKAQVRIINHSVCDQLMGGQLTSRMLCAGVLAGGVDACQGDSGGPLSSPDGSRMTLAGVVSWGDGCARRDKPGIYTVVSQFRAWIKQKTGV; this is encoded by the exons ATGGACTACATGGACAGTGGCCTCAGATACACTCCTAAGGCG GATAAAGACTGGGACTCTGCTGTCCAGTTTTTACCGGCAACAGATAACAAAAAACTTGAGAAGAAAAAGGGTCCAGGAAAAGTTGGGGCAGTGATCGGTGTATTGatctttgctgttgttgttgcactTATGACTGGACTGCTGGTCTGGCATTTCCACT TCCGTAAAGATGTGCGGGTCAAGAAGATGTACACTGGGTCCATAAAGATCACCAACCAGGTGTTTGAGGATGCATATGAGAACTCCAACAGCTCTGAGTTCAAAGCGCTGGCAAAACAAGTGACTACACAG CTTAAAGCCATCTACTCCAAAAGTCCACAGTTGGCCAAATACTATGTTGGTTCTACAGTTCAAGCTTTCAG TGAAGGCAGCGTTGTTGCCTACTACCTGTCCGAGTTTAACGTCCCCGTGGGCCAAGAGGCATCTGTTGACAATGCTATATCTTCGATGGACAAGCTAGTAGACAAGGAGCAGAGAAGCTTGTACAGAACTAGCAATGCTCTGGTTCTTGAAAAGTCAAGGTCTTCAG cACTTGATCCACGCTATTCTTCAATATTTTTCACTA AATATTTAAGCTACTCACTTCACGTAAGGGGTAATCAAAAACTACGAATCCAGTCTCCTGGCTTCCCCGACACTCCGTATTCCCCCAACACCTTCATTCAGTGGATCCTGAGAGCCGACCGCGACAATGTTATCAAACTCGAGTTTGACACTATGAATCTAGAAGAGATTTGCAAGAATGACTTTGTCAAAATTTATGACTCCCTTGTGGCCATTGAGGACCTCCTTGTGGAAGA GATGTGTGGGTACTATTCACCTAGTGAGCCACTGACGTTTACGTCTGTTAGTAATGTCATGTTGGTGACGATGGCTACAAATGACAAGAAGAACTTCCCTGGTTTCAGAGCACAAGTTTCACAAGTCCCAAAGAGAA GTTTACAACAACAATGTGGTGGCCAACTGACGGGTGAAAAAGGGACCTTCTCTTCCCCCAATTTTCCAAATTACTACCCTTCTCAGTGTTCATGTCAATGGTCAATCCAG GTCCCTACTGGTAAGGCAGTGAAGGTGACATTCAAGAAGTTCCTTGTGTCTGAGCCTGGCCAGGAAAACAGCCAAGACTGTAAGAAAGACTACGTAGCAGTCAACGGAAagaa ATTCTGTGGAGAAAAGCCTGAAGGGACACTGACCGAAACCAGCGACTCCAACACAATGACCGTGACGTTTTACTCAGATTATTCTTATGTGGACCAAGGTTTTTCAGCAGAGTTTGAGGCAATTGACAGAAAAAACC CTTGTCCACAAACGTTCCAGTGCAAAAATCAGCGCTGCGTTAGGTCAAATCTCAGATGTGATGGCTGGAATGACTGTGGAGACATGAGTGATGAAATGAGCTGCA AGTGTAATGCCAAATCCATCACTTGTCAAAATGGATTTTGTAAGTCCATGTTCTGGAAATGTGATGGTGTTGATGACTGTGGAGACGGGTCGGATGAACAGAACTGTG GTGGATGTGGAACTGGACAGCTGACatgtaaaaacaagaaatgtgtTTCTGAGAAGAAACGCTGTGATGGCAGAAATGACTGTGGAGATGGGTCGGATGAGGTTAACTGTG GATCTCGTGGAAACTGCCCTGCGAATGcatacaaatgtaaaaataacaaatgtatCAGCAAATCGTCCCCAGAATGTGACGGAACAAGAGACTGTGATGATGGATCTGATGAGGAGAACTGTG ACTGTGGGAAGAGTATGTTCAAGACGTCCCGTATAGTGGGCGGTCAGGACGCACAAAAAGGGGACTTTCCCTGGCAGGTCAGCCTCCATATAAAAAACTTCGGTCACGTGTGTGGAGCCTCCATAATCAGTCCACGCTGGTTAGTTACTGCTGCCCACTGTGTGCAGGACGACGGCAAGACAAG ATTGTCCCACCCCGGAACTTGGGAAGTTTACCTGGGTCTTCACACCCAGCGAAGTATTGACAGTTCTGTGGTTAAAAAGAACCTGAGGCAGATCATACCCCACCCAAACTACAATGACTTCACTTATGACAATGATATCGCCCTGATGGAGTTGGACAGTCCTGTCATCTTCTCGGACTACATCAGGCCCATCTGCTTACCGTCTTCCCAACAGGACTTTGAAGTTGGCAGCACAGTGTGGATCACTGGGTGGGGAGCTACTCGAGAAGGAG gATTTGCTGCAAAAGTACTCCAAAAGGCCCAGGTCCGAATTATTAACCATTCAGTGTGTGACCAACTGATGGGTGGGCAGCTCACATCTCGGATGTTGTGTGCTGGAGTGCTTGCTGGAGGAGTCGATGCATGTCAG GGGGATTCTGGTGGTCCTCTGTCCAGTCCAGATGGCAGTCGTATGACTCTAGCAGGAGTGGTCAGTTGGGGGGATGGCTGTGCCCGCAGGGACAAACCGGGGATCTATACAGTAGTCTCCCAGTTCCGTGCCtggattaaacaaaaaacaggagTGTAA